A window of Longispora fulva contains these coding sequences:
- the argS gene encoding arginine--tRNA ligase: MAHLEKLLNERLAYAFEVVAGGPADPALRRSAHAHFQADGALPLAQRLGRAPRDIAADVLRNADLADLVAAIEISGPGFINLTVSDATLSRLVADVAADPRFGVPVAAHPDVVPIDYSAPNVAKEMHVGHLRSTVIGDAAARLLSWLGHEVIRANHLGDWGTPFGMLIEHMLDVGETEAAHELSVGDLSGFYQAARVKFDADPGFAERSRQRVVALQGGDEQTLALWRLLGAESEKYFLAVYDKLDVTLTATDFYGESFYNDRLGALVDELDRLGLLRESGGAQCVFPTGFTGRDGEPLPVIVRKRDGGYGYGATDLATIRYRTQELKATRLLYVVGSPQRQHLEMVYQTAREAGWLVEPARATHVGFGSVLGSDGKMLRTRAGGTIKLIDLLDEAVARADAVIREKNPDLDPQTRAQVAQAVGIGAIKYSDLSVDRVKDYVFDWDRMLAFEGNTAPYLQYAHARIRSIFTRGNIEPPQGRQTVLVAEPAERALALELLAFAPVIDTVAETLEFHRLAGYLHTLASTFTTFYEHCPVLRSEGEVRQSRLALCDLTARTLAQGLDLLGISAPARM, from the coding sequence ATGGCACATCTGGAGAAGCTGCTCAATGAGCGGCTCGCGTACGCGTTCGAGGTCGTGGCAGGTGGTCCGGCGGATCCCGCGCTGCGGCGATCGGCACACGCGCACTTCCAGGCCGACGGGGCACTGCCGCTCGCCCAACGGCTCGGACGGGCACCGCGGGACATCGCCGCTGACGTCCTCCGCAACGCCGACCTCGCCGACCTGGTCGCCGCGATCGAGATCTCCGGCCCCGGGTTCATCAACCTCACCGTGTCGGATGCGACCCTCAGCCGCCTCGTCGCCGACGTGGCCGCCGACCCGCGTTTCGGGGTGCCCGTGGCGGCGCATCCCGACGTCGTACCCATCGACTACTCCGCGCCGAACGTCGCCAAGGAGATGCACGTCGGGCACCTGCGCTCCACCGTCATCGGCGACGCCGCCGCCCGGCTGCTGTCCTGGCTCGGGCATGAGGTGATCCGCGCCAACCACCTCGGCGACTGGGGCACCCCGTTCGGGATGCTGATCGAGCACATGCTCGACGTGGGCGAGACCGAGGCCGCCCACGAACTGTCCGTCGGTGACCTCAGCGGCTTCTACCAGGCCGCCCGGGTCAAGTTCGACGCCGATCCAGGCTTCGCCGAGCGGTCCAGGCAGCGGGTGGTCGCCCTGCAGGGCGGCGACGAGCAGACCCTGGCCCTGTGGCGGCTCCTGGGCGCGGAGTCGGAGAAGTACTTCCTGGCCGTCTACGACAAGCTCGACGTGACTCTCACCGCGACCGACTTCTACGGCGAGAGCTTCTACAACGACCGCCTCGGCGCGCTCGTCGACGAGCTCGACCGGCTCGGGCTGCTGCGCGAGTCCGGCGGTGCGCAGTGCGTGTTCCCGACCGGGTTCACCGGCCGCGACGGCGAGCCGCTGCCCGTCATCGTCCGCAAACGCGACGGCGGCTACGGCTACGGCGCCACCGACCTGGCCACCATCCGGTACCGCACCCAGGAACTCAAAGCCACCCGGCTGCTGTACGTCGTCGGTTCCCCGCAGCGCCAGCACCTGGAGATGGTGTACCAGACCGCGCGTGAAGCCGGCTGGCTCGTCGAGCCCGCGCGGGCCACACACGTCGGCTTCGGCTCGGTACTCGGCTCCGACGGCAAGATGCTGCGCACCCGGGCCGGCGGCACGATCAAACTCATCGACCTGCTCGACGAGGCCGTCGCCCGCGCGGACGCCGTGATCCGGGAGAAGAACCCGGACCTCGACCCGCAGACCCGCGCCCAGGTCGCCCAGGCCGTGGGCATCGGAGCGATCAAGTACTCCGACCTGTCCGTCGACCGGGTCAAGGACTACGTCTTCGACTGGGACCGGATGCTCGCGTTCGAAGGCAACACGGCCCCGTACCTGCAGTACGCTCACGCCCGGATCCGGTCCATCTTCACCCGCGGCAACATCGAACCGCCCCAGGGCCGCCAGACCGTGCTCGTCGCCGAGCCGGCCGAGCGGGCGCTCGCGTTGGAACTGCTCGCCTTCGCGCCCGTCATTGACACCGTCGCCGAGACGCTGGAGTTCCACCGCCTCGCCGGATACCTGCACACCCTCGCCTCGACCTTCACCACCTTCTACGAGCACTGCCCCGTGCTGCGCTCCGAAGGTGAGGTCCGCCAGAGCCGGCTGGCGCTGTGCGACCTGACCGCCCGCACCCTCGCCCAGGGCCTGGACCTGCTCGGGATCAGCGCCCCCGCACGCATGTAG